Proteins found in one Oncorhynchus mykiss isolate Arlee chromosome 17, USDA_OmykA_1.1, whole genome shotgun sequence genomic segment:
- the LOC110493923 gene encoding LOW QUALITY PROTEIN: sulfotransferase 6B1 (The sequence of the model RefSeq protein was modified relative to this genomic sequence to represent the inferred CDS: deleted 1 base in 1 codon) — translation MLVVFRNPKDTVVSYYHFMNTNPVLPNAKSWDSFFTDFMEGEVAWGSYFNHALAWEKLMDNPNILMATYEQMKENLGQGVQQISKFFDFSLTEEQVQTIAGQSTFNAMKESSSKNTHGKHGNVFFRKGEVGDWKNHLSEAQSKQMDEKFEKHLAHTKLGAKLKYDIYCK, via the exons ATGCTGGTTGTGTTCCGAAACCCAAAAGATACAGTCGTATCATACTACCACTTCATGAACACAAACCCTGTTTTGCCTAATGCCAAATCCTGGGATTCATTTTTCACGGACTTCATGGAGGGTGAAg tggCTTGGGGCTCTTACTTCAACCATGCCCTCGCCTGGGAGAAACTAATGGACAATCCTAACATATTGATGGCCACTTATGAGCAAATGAAGGAG AATCTAGGTCAGGGGGTGCAGCAGATATCCAAGTTCTTTGATTTCTCATTGACTGAAGAGCAAGTCCAGACAATTGCAGGGCAGAGCACCTTCAATGCTATGAAGGAAAGT AGTTCCAAGAACACCCATGGAAAACATGGCAATGTGTTTTTCCGAAAAG GTGAAGTTGGAGATTGGAAGAACCATCTAAGTGAAGCCCAAAGTAAACAGATGGACGAGAAGTTTGAGAAGCACCTGGCTCACACTAAACTGGGGGCTAAGTTAAAATATGATATTTACTGCAAGTAG